The Myxococcota bacterium genome has a window encoding:
- a CDS encoding medium chain dehydrogenase/reductase family protein, which yields MRQVWIERFGRPEVLRLREAPDPMPGPRQVRVRVEAIGVNFADVMGRLGLYPDLPKRPVVPGYEIAGRVDAVGAEVEPDWIGRDILALTRFGGYADTVCVPEVQLATRPADMSAPQGAALPVNYLTAWQILEVMGGLRAGMTVLIHSAGGGVGIAALQLAKRIGATTIGTASSGKHDALKRLGLDFAIDPYHDDFEQRVREYTRGRGVDLALDAVGGKSFRQSYRSLSPTGRMAMFGLSAAATGKRRNLFKVAWTAARMPWLAFGPARLISENKGVFGVNLAHLWEEIDRVNGWLDALLGCWNRREIAPLISASFPLDRAAEAHHYIQDRKNIGKVVLVP from the coding sequence GTGAGACAGGTGTGGATCGAGCGCTTCGGCCGGCCCGAGGTGCTCCGACTGCGCGAGGCGCCCGACCCGATGCCGGGGCCGCGCCAGGTCCGGGTCCGCGTCGAGGCGATCGGCGTGAACTTCGCCGACGTGATGGGCCGGCTCGGGCTCTACCCCGATCTGCCCAAGCGCCCGGTGGTGCCTGGCTACGAGATCGCGGGGCGTGTCGACGCGGTGGGCGCCGAGGTCGAGCCCGATTGGATCGGGCGCGACATCCTCGCCCTGACCCGCTTTGGCGGCTACGCCGACACCGTGTGCGTGCCGGAGGTCCAGCTCGCGACGCGGCCCGCGGACATGAGCGCCCCGCAGGGCGCCGCGCTGCCCGTGAACTACCTGACGGCCTGGCAGATCCTCGAGGTCATGGGCGGCCTGCGCGCGGGCATGACCGTGCTGATCCACTCCGCGGGCGGCGGCGTCGGGATCGCCGCGCTGCAGCTCGCCAAGCGCATCGGCGCGACCACGATCGGCACGGCCTCGTCGGGCAAGCACGACGCGCTGAAGCGCCTCGGCCTCGACTTCGCGATCGATCCGTACCACGACGACTTCGAGCAGCGCGTGCGCGAGTACACGCGCGGCCGGGGCGTCGACCTGGCGCTCGACGCGGTCGGCGGGAAGTCGTTCCGCCAGAGCTACCGCTCGCTCTCGCCGACCGGCCGCATGGCCATGTTCGGGCTCTCGGCGGCCGCCACCGGCAAGCGCCGGAACCTGTTCAAGGTGGCGTGGACCGCGGCGCGCATGCCCTGGCTGGCCTTCGGCCCCGCCCGCCTCATCAGCGAGAACAAGGGCGTGTTCGGCGTGAACCTGGCCCACCTGTGGGAGGAGATCGACCGGGTGAACGGCTGGCTCGACGCGCTCCTGGGCTGCTGGAACCGGCGCGAGATCGCGCCGCTGATCAGCGCGAGCTTCCCGCTCGACCGTGCCGCCGAGGCGCACCACTACATCCAAGACCGCAAGAACATCGGGAAGGTGGTGCTCGTGCCGTGA
- a CDS encoding DEAD/DEAH box helicase yields MKELFEAVRAEAESAVWSRGVELVRRGAVSVESRSADEIVLRVLVRAGHAAPAVRLHPRHASWECDCDGADDPCEHTCAALIALRRASESGEAAPAPAAAPGRLGYRLTRQSGGLALARVIVRDGREEPLAASLSAYAAGRGPGPAPLVSAEDLAVERLVDARRSGPPPAESMQRLLAALVGCEDVRLDGAPVAVSLDPVLPIARVEDRGDGFAVQLAQDPRLSEAFANGVVLCGGALRPVGDPHLSLRERSELGAGRLYPPDAAGRLVAEVIPELRARIPVEILTTRLPREELARPRLRARVTREGDRLRVAAELVYGDPPVARVEDGRLVALGDAVPRRNESAESALVARLDRELGLAPGAELALAAKDAIEYRTRLERFSGELVGRAHEAFHVTPELAAELRGGTDRLELSFRTPGGARVDPARVLRAWSEGESLVPLSGGGFAPLPLAWLAQHGRRVADLLAARSTNGALPAAALPDLARLYAELGEPPPPGFARLRALVDDFESLPDPALPADLHAELRGYQRDGVRWLAFLRAAGLGGLLADDMGLGKTLQALCAVSGRTLVVAPTSVLFGWAEQAQRFRPALRTSVYHGAKRALDPAADLTLTSYALLRLDAELLAAVDWDTVVLDEAQAIKNPDSQVARAAFALPGAFRVTLTGTPVENRLDELWSQLHFSNPGLLGSLRDFRERYARPVAAGEPGAAAHLRARIAPFVLRRLKSEVARELPPRTEAVLHCELDADERAVYDAVRAASQREVVERLSAGGNVLEALELLLRLRQAACHRALVPGQHATGSTKLAVLCESLEEAVAEGHKALVFSQWTSLLDLVEPELRERAIGFTRLDGSTVDRAGVVETFQSPAGPPVLLLSLRAGGVGLNLTAADHVFLLDPWWNPAVEDQAADRAHRIGQDRPVSVYRLVARDTVEERILALQERKRELAQAALAGADRANAISREDLLALLA; encoded by the coding sequence ATGAAGGAGCTGTTCGAGGCGGTGCGCGCCGAGGCGGAGAGCGCCGTGTGGTCGCGCGGCGTCGAGCTCGTGCGGCGCGGCGCGGTCAGCGTCGAGTCGCGCTCCGCTGACGAGATCGTGCTGCGCGTGCTGGTGCGCGCCGGCCACGCCGCGCCGGCGGTGCGGCTGCACCCGCGCCACGCGAGCTGGGAGTGCGACTGCGACGGCGCCGACGATCCCTGCGAGCACACCTGCGCGGCGCTGATCGCGCTGCGGCGCGCGAGTGAGTCGGGCGAGGCCGCCCCGGCACCCGCGGCGGCGCCGGGCAGGCTGGGCTACCGACTCACCCGGCAGTCCGGCGGGCTCGCGCTGGCGCGCGTGATCGTGCGCGACGGGCGCGAGGAGCCGCTCGCGGCCTCGCTGTCGGCCTACGCGGCGGGCCGCGGACCCGGGCCGGCGCCGTTGGTCAGCGCCGAGGACCTCGCGGTCGAGAGACTCGTCGACGCGCGCCGCAGCGGGCCACCGCCGGCCGAGTCGATGCAGCGCCTGCTCGCGGCGCTGGTCGGCTGCGAGGACGTGCGCCTCGACGGTGCGCCGGTCGCCGTGTCGCTCGACCCGGTGCTGCCGATCGCGCGCGTCGAGGATCGCGGCGACGGCTTCGCGGTGCAGCTCGCGCAGGACCCGCGGCTCAGCGAGGCCTTCGCCAACGGCGTCGTGCTGTGCGGCGGCGCGCTGCGGCCGGTCGGCGATCCGCACCTCTCGCTGCGCGAGCGCAGCGAGCTGGGTGCAGGCCGGCTCTATCCGCCCGACGCCGCGGGCCGGCTGGTCGCGGAAGTGATTCCCGAGCTGCGCGCGCGCATCCCGGTCGAGATCCTCACCACGCGCCTGCCCCGCGAGGAGCTGGCCAGGCCCCGCCTGCGCGCGCGAGTCACGCGCGAGGGCGACCGGCTGCGCGTGGCGGCGGAGCTCGTGTACGGGGACCCGCCGGTGGCGCGCGTGGAGGACGGCCGCCTGGTCGCGCTGGGCGACGCCGTGCCGCGGCGCAACGAGTCGGCCGAGTCCGCGCTCGTGGCGCGGCTCGACCGGGAGCTCGGCCTCGCGCCGGGCGCCGAGCTCGCGCTCGCGGCGAAGGACGCGATCGAGTACCGCACACGTCTCGAGCGCTTCTCGGGCGAGCTCGTGGGTCGCGCCCACGAGGCGTTCCATGTCACGCCCGAGCTCGCGGCCGAGCTGCGCGGCGGCACGGACCGGCTGGAGCTCTCGTTCCGCACGCCCGGCGGCGCGCGCGTCGACCCCGCGCGCGTGCTGCGCGCGTGGAGCGAGGGCGAGTCACTCGTGCCGCTCAGCGGCGGCGGCTTCGCGCCCTTGCCGCTGGCCTGGCTCGCGCAGCACGGGCGGCGCGTGGCCGACCTCTTGGCTGCGCGCAGCACGAACGGCGCCCTGCCCGCCGCCGCCCTGCCCGACCTGGCCCGGCTCTACGCCGAGCTCGGCGAGCCGCCACCGCCGGGCTTCGCCCGCCTGCGCGCGCTGGTCGACGACTTCGAGTCCCTGCCCGATCCAGCCCTGCCCGCCGACCTGCACGCCGAGCTGCGCGGCTATCAGCGCGACGGCGTGCGCTGGCTCGCCTTCCTGCGCGCGGCCGGACTCGGCGGTCTGCTCGCCGACGACATGGGCCTGGGCAAGACGCTGCAGGCGCTGTGCGCCGTCTCGGGCCGCACGCTGGTCGTGGCGCCCACCAGCGTCTTGTTCGGCTGGGCCGAGCAGGCGCAGCGCTTCCGGCCCGCCCTGCGCACTTCGGTGTACCACGGCGCGAAGCGGGCGCTCGATCCCGCGGCCGACCTGACGCTCACGAGCTATGCGCTGTTGCGGCTCGACGCCGAGCTGCTCGCCGCGGTCGACTGGGACACGGTCGTGCTCGACGAGGCCCAGGCGATCAAGAATCCCGACAGCCAGGTCGCGCGCGCGGCGTTCGCGCTGCCCGGCGCGTTCCGAGTCACCCTGACCGGCACGCCCGTGGAGAACCGCCTCGACGAGCTGTGGAGCCAGCTGCACTTCTCGAACCCGGGCCTGCTCGGCTCGCTGCGCGACTTCCGCGAGCGCTACGCGCGGCCGGTCGCGGCCGGCGAGCCAGGCGCGGCGGCCCACCTGCGCGCGCGCATCGCGCCCTTCGTGCTGCGCCGCCTGAAGAGCGAGGTCGCGCGCGAGCTCCCGCCGCGCACCGAGGCGGTGCTGCACTGCGAGCTCGACGCCGACGAGCGCGCCGTCTACGACGCCGTGCGCGCCGCGTCGCAGCGCGAGGTGGTCGAGCGGCTGTCGGCCGGCGGCAACGTGCTCGAGGCGCTCGAGCTCTTGCTGCGGCTGCGCCAGGCCGCCTGCCACCGGGCGCTGGTGCCGGGGCAGCACGCGACCGGCTCCACCAAGCTCGCGGTCCTGTGCGAGTCACTCGAGGAGGCCGTGGCCGAGGGCCACAAGGCGCTCGTGTTCTCGCAGTGGACGTCGCTCCTCGACCTCGTCGAGCCCGAGCTGCGCGAGCGCGCGATCGGCTTCACGCGCCTGGACGGCAGCACCGTCGACCGCGCGGGCGTGGTCGAGACCTTCCAGTCGCCGGCCGGTCCGCCCGTCCTCTTGCTCTCGCTGCGCGCCGGTGGCGTCGGCCTCAACCTGACCGCCGCGGACCACGTCTTCCTGCTCGACCCGTGGTGGAATCCCGCCGTCGAAGACCAGGCCGCCGATCGCGCCCACCGGATCGGTCAGGACCGCCCTGTCTCCGTATATCGCCTGGTGGCGCGCGACACCGTCGAGGAGCGCATCCTGGCGCTCCAGGAGCGGAAGCGCGAGCTGGCACAGGCGGCGCTGGCTGGCGCCGACCGGGCCAACGCCATCTCCCGCGAGGACTTGCTCGCCCTGCTTGCGTGA
- the mgtA gene encoding magnesium-translocating P-type ATPase encodes MNDPGAFWSEDCDAACLRLDTSHAGLSSVEAARRRALLAGDALPAARRHGLARVVLRQLGSPILLLLVFAATLSFVFAERTDAAIIVGILAASVVVGAWQESGAERAVEALLETVRAKCRVLRDGVELELPPDELVPGDVVVLSAGSLVPADCRLLDAHDLFCVEAALTGESFPVEKHHAPLAPDTPLPGRANSVFLGTHVASGAARALVVAVGRRTALGDISARLARAAPEPEFEHGLFRFGLLLVEVTLALTMLIFAANVALARPVLDSLLFSLALAIGLAPQLLPAILALCLARGARAMAQRRVIVKRLSAIENLGSMDVLCSDKTGTLTEGIVRLEAACDPFGGESARVLALARLNAAFATSFSNPLDDALCTGVPAPDPAAKLDEVPWDFVRKRESVLVRLDGRNLLVTKGPIPKVLEVATELERPDGGREPIAAHREAIEARFRALSERGARALAVAVRDLGAQTRAERGDERDLVFIGLLVFADRLKEDSAAVVASLRELGVELKILTGDNRWVASHVARQVGLKEPRVLTGEELRELTADALAARAVQADVIAEVEPAQKERVILALKRAGRVAGFLGDGINDAGALHVADVGISVDSATDVAKEAAEIVLLDRELSALRDGILEGRRTFANTQKYVFMATSSNFGNMLSVAAASLFIPFLPMLPKQILLLNFLGDLAQLTIAGDRVEDETLAAPRRWNVRFIRRFMLLFGAQSSVFDLCCFALLLLALKADATLFRSGWFVESVLSEVSVVFALRTALPLGRSRPSRALVASSVAVGAIALALPYSPLAGPLGFAPLPPALLGAMLGLVALYFASAEALKRLVGASAG; translated from the coding sequence GTGAACGACCCAGGGGCGTTCTGGAGCGAGGACTGCGACGCCGCCTGTCTGCGGCTCGACACGAGTCACGCGGGCCTGTCGAGCGTGGAGGCGGCGCGCCGGCGCGCGCTGCTCGCAGGCGATGCGCTGCCCGCCGCGCGGCGCCACGGCCTCGCGCGCGTGGTGCTGCGCCAGCTCGGGAGCCCGATCCTGCTCTTGCTGGTGTTCGCGGCGACCCTCTCCTTCGTGTTCGCGGAGCGGACCGACGCCGCGATCATCGTCGGGATCCTGGCGGCGAGCGTAGTGGTCGGCGCCTGGCAGGAGAGCGGCGCGGAGCGCGCCGTCGAGGCGCTGCTCGAGACCGTCCGCGCGAAGTGCCGCGTGCTGCGCGACGGCGTCGAGCTCGAGCTGCCGCCGGACGAGCTGGTGCCCGGCGACGTGGTGGTGCTGAGCGCGGGCTCGCTCGTGCCCGCGGACTGCCGGCTGCTCGACGCGCACGACTTGTTCTGCGTCGAGGCGGCGCTCACCGGCGAGTCATTCCCCGTCGAGAAGCACCACGCGCCGCTCGCGCCGGACACGCCGCTGCCGGGCCGGGCGAACTCGGTCTTCCTCGGCACCCACGTGGCCAGCGGCGCTGCGCGCGCGCTCGTGGTCGCGGTGGGGCGCCGCACCGCGCTCGGCGACATCTCCGCGCGCCTGGCGCGCGCGGCGCCGGAGCCGGAGTTCGAGCACGGGCTGTTCCGCTTCGGCCTCTTGCTCGTCGAGGTCACTCTGGCGCTCACGATGCTGATCTTCGCGGCCAACGTCGCGCTCGCGCGCCCCGTGCTCGACTCACTCCTGTTCTCGCTCGCGCTCGCGATCGGGCTGGCGCCGCAGCTCTTGCCGGCCATCCTCGCGCTGTGTCTCGCGCGAGGAGCCCGGGCCATGGCCCAGAGGCGCGTGATCGTGAAACGGCTCTCCGCGATCGAGAACCTGGGCAGCATGGACGTCCTGTGCTCCGACAAGACCGGCACGTTGACCGAGGGCATCGTGCGCCTGGAAGCGGCGTGCGACCCGTTCGGCGGCGAGAGCGCGCGCGTGCTCGCGCTCGCGCGCCTGAACGCGGCGTTCGCGACCAGCTTCAGCAACCCGCTCGACGACGCGCTGTGCACCGGCGTCCCGGCGCCCGACCCCGCGGCAAAGCTCGACGAGGTGCCCTGGGACTTCGTGCGCAAGCGCGAGAGCGTGCTCGTGCGGCTCGATGGCCGGAACCTGCTGGTCACCAAGGGGCCGATCCCGAAGGTGCTCGAGGTCGCGACCGAGCTCGAGCGGCCGGACGGCGGCCGCGAGCCGATCGCGGCGCACCGCGAGGCGATCGAGGCGCGCTTCCGCGCGCTGTCCGAACGCGGCGCGCGCGCCCTGGCGGTGGCCGTGCGCGACCTGGGCGCGCAGACGCGCGCCGAGCGCGGCGACGAGCGCGACCTGGTCTTCATCGGCCTCCTGGTGTTCGCGGACCGGCTGAAAGAGGACAGCGCCGCCGTCGTCGCCTCGCTTCGCGAGCTCGGCGTGGAGCTGAAGATCCTGACGGGTGACAATCGCTGGGTCGCCAGTCACGTGGCGCGTCAGGTCGGGCTGAAGGAGCCGCGCGTGCTCACCGGCGAGGAGCTGCGCGAGCTCACCGCGGACGCGCTCGCCGCGCGCGCCGTGCAAGCGGACGTGATCGCGGAGGTCGAGCCGGCGCAGAAGGAGCGCGTGATTCTGGCGCTCAAGCGCGCCGGCCGGGTCGCGGGCTTTCTCGGCGACGGCATCAACGACGCGGGTGCGCTCCACGTCGCCGACGTCGGGATCTCGGTGGACTCGGCGACCGACGTCGCGAAGGAGGCGGCCGAGATCGTGCTGCTCGACCGCGAGTTGTCTGCGCTGCGCGACGGGATCCTCGAAGGCCGGCGCACGTTCGCGAACACGCAGAAGTACGTGTTCATGGCCACGAGCTCGAACTTCGGCAACATGCTCTCGGTCGCGGCCGCATCGCTGTTCATCCCCTTCCTGCCGATGCTGCCCAAGCAGATCCTGCTGCTGAACTTCCTGGGTGACCTCGCCCAGCTCACGATCGCGGGCGACCGGGTCGAGGACGAGACACTCGCCGCGCCGCGCCGCTGGAACGTGCGCTTCATCCGCCGCTTCATGCTGCTGTTCGGCGCGCAGAGCTCCGTCTTCGACCTGTGTTGCTTTGCGCTGCTGCTGCTGGCGCTGAAGGCCGACGCCACGCTGTTCCGCAGCGGCTGGTTCGTCGAGTCGGTGCTCTCCGAAGTGAGCGTCGTGTTCGCGCTGCGGACTGCGTTGCCGCTGGGGCGCAGCCGGCCCAGCCGGGCGCTGGTCGCGTCGAGCGTCGCCGTGGGCGCGATCGCGCTCGCGCTGCCGTACTCGCCGCTCGCCGGCCCGCTCGGCTTCGCGCCGTTGCCGCCCGCGCTGCTGGGCGCCATGCTGGGGCTGGTCGCTCTGTACTTCGCGAGCGCCGAGGCCCTGAAGCGGCTGGTGGGCGCGAGCGCGGGCTGA
- a CDS encoding DUF3516 domain-containing protein — protein MSEPARLDSLAQPRGLPPAEVLARFVGWCEGRGLRPYPAQEEAFLELLEGKHVVLATPTGSGKSLVAQLLHFKALCEGARSFYSSPIKALVSQKFFALCADFGAENVGMLTGDASINPAAPIVCCTAEVLANMALRRGDEMDLPYAVLDEFHFYADPARGWAWQVPLLMLSKTTFLLMSATLGDTKEIRADLARRTERPVALVTSDERPVPLDFSYRETPLHETVSDLLEEGKAPVYVVSFTQRETAELAQSLTSLSVATRAERDAIARALADFDFDSPYGKELARLVRAGIGIHHAGLLPKYRLLVEQLSQKSLLKVISGTDTLGVGVNIPIRTVLFTKLAKFDGTRVGPLRVREFRQIAGRAGRKGFDDRGSVVCQAPEHVIENKRMRNRAGQGGRKKREVTKKPPPGFVGWNEDTFHKLIERPPEPLQSRFRVTHGMLILLLRHGEELPDPRRSWRLVAELIATSHEDERRKRRLLRDAAKLFRGLRAADIVRIERDSASGLRRVRVADDLQWDFSLHHALSLYLVEAISYVEARDEAFALELLSLVEAVLEDPRAILMRQVDRLKSDLMARLKAEGVPFEERIRRLDEVEPPAPSRAFIEQTFDYFCRRHPWVQREDVRPKSIARELVEGYWDFDHYVRFYGLQRVEGLLLRYLGEVYGSLVQTVPAAAKTDAVHDVIAYLRALIERVDSSLVAEWESLLHPDPVAQPAAPVLRAYDLAADPRELRARVRAELHRLTRALAQRDFEEAARCVHQDPDDRWTPERFARALEPFRTDYGEIVFTPRARENQWTRLEPDGARRWRASQVLLDRENDNLWHIAAVVDLGGERDPVGPLLRVTRIGT, from the coding sequence TTGAGCGAGCCGGCGCGGCTCGACTCACTGGCGCAGCCGCGCGGCCTGCCGCCCGCCGAGGTCCTGGCGCGCTTCGTGGGCTGGTGCGAGGGCCGCGGCTTGCGCCCGTACCCGGCGCAGGAGGAGGCGTTCCTCGAGCTGCTCGAAGGCAAACACGTGGTGCTGGCCACGCCCACGGGCTCGGGCAAGTCACTCGTGGCGCAGCTCCTGCACTTCAAGGCGCTGTGCGAGGGCGCGCGCTCCTTCTACAGCTCGCCGATCAAGGCGCTGGTCTCGCAGAAGTTCTTCGCGCTGTGCGCCGATTTCGGCGCCGAGAACGTGGGCATGCTCACCGGCGACGCCAGCATCAACCCCGCGGCGCCGATCGTGTGCTGCACCGCCGAGGTGCTGGCCAACATGGCGCTGCGCCGCGGCGACGAGATGGACCTGCCTTACGCGGTGCTCGACGAGTTCCACTTCTACGCCGATCCCGCGCGCGGCTGGGCCTGGCAGGTGCCACTGCTCATGCTGTCGAAGACCACGTTCCTGCTCATGTCGGCTACGCTCGGAGACACGAAGGAGATCCGTGCCGACCTGGCGCGGCGCACCGAGCGCCCGGTCGCGCTGGTGACTTCCGACGAGCGCCCCGTGCCGCTCGACTTCTCCTACCGCGAGACACCGCTGCACGAGACCGTCTCCGATCTGCTCGAAGAGGGCAAGGCGCCGGTCTACGTGGTGAGCTTCACGCAGCGCGAGACCGCGGAGCTGGCGCAGAGCCTGACGAGCCTGTCGGTCGCGACGCGCGCCGAGCGCGACGCGATCGCGCGGGCGCTGGCCGACTTCGACTTCGACAGCCCCTACGGCAAGGAGCTGGCGCGGCTGGTGCGCGCCGGCATCGGCATCCACCACGCGGGGCTCCTGCCGAAGTACCGGCTGCTGGTCGAGCAGCTGTCGCAGAAGAGTCTGCTCAAGGTCATCTCGGGCACCGACACGCTCGGCGTGGGCGTGAACATCCCGATCCGCACGGTGCTGTTCACCAAGCTCGCGAAGTTCGACGGCACGCGCGTGGGCCCGCTGCGCGTGCGTGAGTTCCGGCAGATCGCGGGCCGCGCCGGGCGCAAGGGCTTCGACGACCGCGGCAGCGTGGTGTGCCAGGCGCCGGAGCACGTGATCGAGAACAAGCGCATGAGGAACCGCGCCGGTCAGGGCGGCAGGAAGAAACGCGAGGTCACCAAGAAGCCGCCGCCGGGCTTCGTGGGCTGGAACGAGGACACGTTCCACAAGCTGATCGAGCGCCCGCCCGAGCCGCTGCAGTCGCGCTTCCGTGTGACTCACGGCATGCTGATCCTGCTGCTGCGCCACGGCGAGGAGCTCCCCGACCCGCGCCGCAGCTGGCGGCTGGTCGCGGAGCTGATCGCGACCAGTCACGAAGACGAGCGCCGCAAGCGGCGCCTGCTGCGCGACGCCGCGAAGCTGTTCCGCGGGCTGCGCGCGGCCGACATCGTGCGCATCGAGCGCGACTCGGCGAGCGGCCTGCGGCGCGTGCGCGTGGCCGACGACTTGCAGTGGGACTTCTCGCTCCACCACGCGCTCTCGCTGTATCTGGTCGAGGCGATCTCCTACGTCGAGGCGCGCGACGAGGCGTTCGCGCTCGAGCTGCTCTCGCTGGTCGAGGCGGTGCTGGAAGACCCGCGCGCGATCCTGATGCGCCAGGTCGACCGGCTGAAGAGCGACTTGATGGCGCGCCTCAAGGCCGAGGGCGTGCCGTTCGAGGAGCGCATCCGCCGGCTCGACGAGGTCGAGCCGCCCGCGCCCAGCCGCGCCTTCATCGAGCAGACCTTCGACTACTTCTGCCGCCGCCACCCCTGGGTGCAGCGCGAGGACGTGCGCCCGAAGTCGATCGCGCGCGAGCTGGTCGAGGGTTACTGGGACTTCGACCACTACGTGCGCTTCTACGGCTTGCAGCGCGTCGAGGGCCTCTTGCTGCGCTATCTCGGCGAAGTCTACGGATCACTCGTGCAGACCGTGCCCGCCGCCGCCAAGACCGACGCCGTCCACGACGTGATCGCCTACCTGCGCGCGCTGATCGAGCGCGTCGACTCGAGCCTGGTCGCGGAGTGGGAGAGTCTCTTGCACCCCGACCCGGTTGCACAGCCCGCCGCGCCCGTGCTGCGCGCGTACGACCTGGCCGCCGACCCGCGCGAGCTGCGCGCGCGCGTGCGCGCCGAGCTGCATCGACTCACCCGCGCGCTCGCGCAGCGCGACTTCGAGGAGGCGGCGCGCTGCGTGCACCAGGACCCCGACGATCGCTGGACGCCCGAGCGCTTCGCGCGCGCGCTCGAGCCGTTCCGCACTGACTACGGCGAGATCGTGTTCACGCCCCGCGCGCGGGAGAACCAGTGGACCCGGCTCGAGCCCGACGGCGCGCGGCGCTGGCGCGCCAGCCAGGTGCTGCTGGACCGCGAGAACGACAACCTGTGGCACATCGCGGCCGTGGTCGACCTCGGCGGCGAGCGCGACCCGGTCGGCCCGCTCCTGCGAGTCACTCGGATCGGTACCTGA
- a CDS encoding transglycosylase SLT domain-containing protein has translation MQRALLAITVAAFGLIASACQTPFAAAVLREQAAPASSQVALAPAPAELTRPSPQPQARPAPALQRPRLSERIAGLLVVRAPDLTPVDRARVAAAIEDAVQAHQLDPSLVLAIIEQESGFDPHAHGRGGSIGLMQVRPFVARDVAKRHGIPFTGKRTLLDPAANVAIGACYLGEMFDMYTDPALAISAYNLGPYRVQRMVARGRTPRPPYLLSVLARYQELSSQFGPVEPEDIEDAEAD, from the coding sequence GTGCAGCGAGCGCTGCTGGCCATCACGGTCGCCGCTTTCGGGCTGATCGCGTCTGCATGTCAGACGCCGTTCGCAGCGGCGGTATTGCGCGAGCAGGCCGCGCCGGCCTCGAGCCAGGTCGCCCTGGCCCCGGCACCCGCGGAACTCACTCGCCCCTCCCCGCAGCCGCAGGCTCGGCCCGCGCCGGCGCTCCAGCGCCCGCGGCTCTCCGAGCGCATCGCCGGGCTCTTGGTGGTGCGAGCGCCCGACCTGACTCCGGTCGACCGCGCACGCGTCGCGGCCGCGATCGAAGACGCCGTGCAGGCGCATCAGCTCGACCCGTCGCTCGTGCTGGCGATCATCGAGCAGGAGAGTGGCTTCGACCCGCATGCGCACGGTCGGGGTGGCTCGATCGGCCTCATGCAGGTGCGTCCGTTCGTGGCGCGCGACGTCGCGAAGCGCCACGGCATCCCCTTCACGGGCAAGCGCACGCTGCTCGACCCGGCGGCCAACGTGGCGATCGGCGCCTGCTACCTGGGCGAGATGTTCGACATGTACACCGACCCGGCGCTCGCGATCTCGGCCTACAACCTGGGTCCCTACCGCGTGCAGCGCATGGTCGCGCGCGGGCGGACGCCGCGGCCGCCGTACCTGTTGTCGGTGTTGGCGCGCTACCAGGAGCTCTCGAGCCAGTTCGGCCCGGTCGAGCCCGAGGACATCGAGGACGCCGAGGCCGACTGA
- a CDS encoding GTP-binding protein has product MVSGFLGSGKTTLVRRLLEDAHERGLRLAIVSNEFGEVGIDRALLGGGDETFVELGGGCVCCRLSDELVTTLERLREKVSPDRVLIETSGVALPYDVQVHFYREPLVRWIGEDLTAVLVNAEQLAAGRDLDDTFEDQVTSADLLVLNKTDLVAPADLPGLEARLRALEPDAPIVRARHGDVSPDLLFPPGAAEVARRADRVAQARAPHSHEQFSAEVREIAPGLAPAALVESLRAEKALRAKGFVETSEGLRLVQGVGPRIELVVPDAPPPRELVGRVVLIRRGAAH; this is encoded by the coding sequence GTGGTTTCGGGCTTCCTCGGCTCGGGCAAGACCACGCTCGTGCGCCGCCTGCTAGAGGACGCACACGAGCGGGGCCTGCGGCTCGCGATCGTGTCGAACGAGTTCGGCGAGGTCGGCATCGACCGCGCCCTGCTCGGCGGCGGCGACGAGACTTTCGTCGAGCTGGGCGGCGGCTGTGTCTGCTGCCGGCTCTCGGACGAGCTGGTCACCACGCTCGAGCGGCTGCGCGAGAAAGTGAGTCCCGACCGCGTGCTGATCGAGACCTCGGGCGTGGCGCTGCCCTACGACGTGCAGGTGCACTTCTACCGCGAGCCTCTGGTGCGCTGGATCGGCGAGGACCTGACCGCGGTGCTGGTGAACGCCGAGCAGCTCGCCGCCGGGCGCGACCTCGACGACACCTTCGAGGACCAGGTGACTTCCGCGGACCTCCTGGTGCTGAACAAGACCGACCTGGTCGCGCCCGCGGATCTGCCCGGTCTGGAGGCGCGGCTGCGCGCGCTCGAGCCCGACGCCCCGATCGTGCGCGCGCGACACGGCGACGTGTCACCCGACCTGCTGTTTCCGCCGGGCGCGGCCGAGGTGGCGCGCCGCGCCGACCGCGTGGCCCAGGCGCGCGCGCCGCACTCGCACGAGCAGTTCAGCGCCGAGGTGCGCGAGATCGCTCCCGGGCTGGCTCCGGCCGCGCTCGTCGAGTCACTGCGCGCCGAGAAAGCCCTGCGCGCCAAGGGCTTCGTCGAGACTTCCGAAGGCCTGCGCCTGGTGCAGGGCGTAGGGCCGCGCATCGAGCTTGTGGTGCCCGACGCGCCGCCGCCGCGCGAGCTCGTGGGCCGCGTGGTGCTGATCCGGCGCGGGGCGGCGCATTGA